A window from Chloroherpetonaceae bacterium encodes these proteins:
- a CDS encoding M15 family metallopeptidase produces MRSGNHTALIDNLTYNYVNGRNQLTHITDAATGSNSNEGVRTGQLSNNYAYDGNGNLIRDNSKNISNIEYDWRNLPTTITFSTTPASQLTYRYNADGARIEKAFTVGGNTTRTEYEYGAGGNLIAVYENLATSPTFYYNEVGYLRRSDNVRFYYLKDQLGNNRATFSDSAGITFTEFNDFFAYGAPRQSWFRSGDGRWKFLGLELDNETGSTHTNARELFNFEGVFNRPDRFDYKYPHLSPYIYGAQNPFKFSDTSGDSLIKVLIDDKSGFIHGKTEVVIDHTILEDFTNLLNLAVQTETHIHINDSFRSNEDQENVKPTGKVKKAVVGNSTHNAGIAIDFNVYIDNKVENGKLQGNDGLTDDNKFIKGAKEQGWRWGGDFKDNYDPVHVDKKDVSTEGLKAFKDMVTQNQKQNKVGISTTIKKEINKKEKK; encoded by the coding sequence GGCGTACGAACCGGACAACTTTCAAACAACTACGCCTACGACGGCAACGGCAACCTCATACGCGATAACTCAAAAAACATTTCAAACATTGAATATGACTGGAGAAACTTGCCCACGACGATTACATTCTCAACCACACCTGCCTCGCAATTGACTTATAGATATAACGCCGATGGCGCGAGAATAGAAAAAGCGTTCACGGTTGGGGGGAATACCACAAGAACGGAGTATGAGTATGGCGCAGGCGGAAATCTCATTGCGGTTTACGAAAACCTTGCAACTTCCCCGACTTTTTATTACAATGAAGTTGGGTATTTGAGAAGATCGGATAATGTTCGGTTCTATTATTTGAAAGACCAACTCGGTAACAACCGCGCGACCTTTTCCGACTCCGCAGGCATTACTTTTACCGAATTCAATGACTTCTTCGCCTACGGCGCGCCGCGGCAAAGCTGGTTCAGAAGCGGCGATGGTCGGTGGAAGTTCTTAGGATTAGAATTGGATAATGAAACCGGCTCAACTCATACCAATGCAAGAGAATTATTCAATTTTGAGGGCGTGTTTAATCGACCCGATAGATTTGACTATAAATATCCACACTTAAGCCCCTACATATATGGCGCACAAAATCCATTTAAATTTTCTGATACATCTGGAGATAGCTTAATTAAAGTATTAATTGACGATAAATCGGGATTTATACACGGCAAAACGGAAGTTGTAATTGATCATACAATTTTAGAAGATTTTACAAATTTACTAAATTTGGCCGTTCAAACAGAAACGCACATCCATATTAATGATTCATTTAGGTCAAACGAAGATCAAGAAAATGTAAAACCTACCGGAAAGGTTAAAAAAGCAGTAGTGGGTAATAGCACTCATAATGCGGGAATTGCTATTGATTTTAATGTGTATATTGATAATAAAGTTGAAAATGGGAAATTACAAGGAAATGATGGTTTAACAGATGATAATAAGTTTATAAAAGGAGCTAAAGAACAAGGCTGGAGATGGGGAGGTGACTTTAAGGATAATTATGACCCTGTACATGTTGATAAAAAGGATGTAAGTACTGAAGGGTTAAAAGCCTTTAAAGATATGGTTACCCAAAATCAAAAACAAAATAAAGTAGGAATAAGTACTACAATAAAAAAAGAAATTAATAAAAAGGAAAAAAAATGA